In Halobaculum limi, one DNA window encodes the following:
- a CDS encoding type IV pilin N-terminal domain-containing protein: protein MTPVIATVTMVAITVVLAAVLGAAMLGVGGGLRAGPPALSVQFTYLQDGNDYEVIASISGGETITKQNTANITLVADSGESVTVPKSRYPLTGGDDVILEDENVVPPGTDLELIWTGPDGGSSVVARGRTPY, encoded by the coding sequence GTGACGCCGGTTATCGCGACCGTGACGATGGTCGCCATCACCGTCGTACTCGCAGCGGTCCTCGGCGCGGCGATGCTCGGCGTCGGCGGCGGGCTTCGGGCTGGTCCACCGGCGCTGTCGGTGCAGTTCACGTATCTGCAGGACGGCAACGACTACGAAGTCATCGCCAGCATCTCTGGCGGAGAGACCATCACGAAACAGAACACGGCGAACATCACGCTCGTCGCCGACTCCGGCGAGTCGGTGACGGTGCCGAAGTCGCGATACCCGCTGACCGGAGGCGACGACGTGATACTCGAAGACGAGAACGTCGTCCCGCCCGGAACCGACCTCGAACTCATCTGGACCGGCCCGGACGGCGGGTCGAGCGTCGTCGCCCGCGGGCGAACGCCGTACTGA
- a CDS encoding thioredoxin family protein produces MAPDAASTPKPRDVDARAFREELQATLTEYDHVLVDFYTKGCTLCQSIEPVLGSVARATGVPILLVNPQTDPSLASEHSIRSVPTLMLFQSGEDGSPEEVDRIAEGFVGAESIVEFVEEAR; encoded by the coding sequence ATCGCCCCCGACGCCGCATCGACGCCGAAGCCCCGAGACGTGGACGCCCGTGCGTTCCGCGAGGAACTGCAGGCGACACTCACTGAGTACGACCACGTCCTCGTCGACTTCTACACGAAGGGGTGTACGCTGTGTCAGAGCATCGAACCCGTTCTCGGGAGCGTCGCCCGCGCGACGGGCGTTCCGATCCTCCTCGTGAACCCGCAGACCGACCCATCGCTCGCGAGCGAGCACTCGATTCGATCGGTGCCGACGCTGATGCTGTTCCAGTCCGGCGAAGACGGCAGTCCAGAGGAAGTCGACCGGATCGCAGAGGGCTTCGTCGGCGCGGAGTCCATCGTCGAGTTCGTCGAAGAGGCCCGCTGA
- a CDS encoding transporter: MGEAFERSDGTATGNESSDLLSRVAVGAGVGGGVGAYLLGYLVTYLTQASAVRDRLGALNFVASLFGGDPAAAWQGVGWYFYNAHFVSTVVPTLGGGTRAVDLLASAEASLGYLYLVPPVALLAAGAAIAFVAEAESPADGSIAALGVVPAYFLLALVGAFLFAYGGGDVGSIHPDYVTAALLAGLVYPAVFGGIGGAVGAVVRSR; this comes from the coding sequence ATGGGAGAGGCATTCGAGCGAAGCGACGGAACAGCGACTGGGAACGAGTCGAGCGACCTGCTCTCACGGGTCGCCGTCGGGGCGGGCGTCGGAGGTGGGGTCGGCGCGTATCTCCTCGGCTACCTCGTCACGTACCTCACGCAGGCGAGCGCGGTTCGCGACCGTCTCGGCGCGTTGAACTTCGTCGCCAGTCTGTTTGGCGGGGACCCGGCGGCCGCCTGGCAGGGGGTCGGCTGGTACTTCTACAACGCGCACTTCGTCTCGACGGTAGTCCCGACGCTCGGCGGCGGGACGCGGGCAGTCGACCTCCTGGCGAGTGCCGAGGCGTCGCTCGGCTATCTGTATCTCGTTCCGCCCGTAGCGTTGCTCGCGGCAGGTGCAGCAATCGCGTTCGTCGCCGAAGCCGAGTCGCCGGCCGACGGGAGTATCGCCGCCCTCGGCGTCGTTCCCGCGTACTTCCTCCTCGCACTCGTCGGGGCGTTCCTGTTCGCCTACGGCGGCGGCGACGTGGGAAGCATCCACCCGGACTACGTCACCGCGGCACTGCTCGCGGGCCTCGTCTACCCGGCCGTCTTCGGCGGTATCGGCGGTGCGGTCGGCGCGGTCGTCCGGTCACGGTAG
- the hmgB gene encoding hydroxymethylglutaryl-CoA synthase: MTGVGIDAIEIWTGKLQLDLPGTFAPAKGEDPGKYTKGLGLETSSFPDAYEDIVTMGANAAKRLMDRRNLDPQDIGRIDVATESAFDNSKPVSTYIAGCLEQVYEGDFHHANKGERKFACVAGTQSIDDAYNWIKAGRNRGRSALVIATDTALYARGDPGEATQGAGAVAMLISEDPSIVELSTEQGYGSADETDFLKPNQQFPSVDGKRSMQVYLARMREALEDFESVAWDTHPEDFAYIPFHTPFPGMVRKAGLLGYRHMIRDTEIEDALEGRIGRQPREDDFDDWEEYEDAIRSYMDDLKETEEYQSWYADTIAPTLNISRKVGNWYTGSVHIARTAALRHAAANDIDLVGEKLLVASYGSGAQAEIHAETVADGWREEIEALNIDEQMEQRYDLSFDEYERVHDRHNHDMDVELEEFTQPEGEFVFTGWGRMSERKYDYVE, encoded by the coding sequence ATGACAGGAGTCGGTATCGACGCGATCGAGATCTGGACCGGGAAACTGCAACTCGACCTCCCCGGCACGTTCGCGCCGGCGAAAGGCGAGGACCCGGGCAAGTACACCAAAGGGCTGGGGCTCGAGACGTCGTCATTCCCCGACGCCTACGAAGACATCGTCACGATGGGCGCGAACGCGGCCAAGCGCCTGATGGACCGCAGGAACCTGGACCCGCAGGACATCGGCCGCATCGACGTGGCGACGGAGTCGGCGTTCGACAACTCCAAGCCCGTCTCCACGTACATCGCTGGCTGTCTCGAACAGGTGTACGAGGGCGACTTCCACCACGCAAACAAGGGCGAGCGGAAGTTCGCCTGCGTCGCCGGCACGCAGTCCATCGACGACGCGTACAACTGGATCAAGGCGGGACGCAACCGCGGTCGATCGGCGCTGGTCATCGCGACCGACACGGCGCTGTACGCCCGCGGCGACCCCGGCGAGGCGACACAGGGTGCGGGCGCGGTCGCGATGCTCATCAGCGAGGATCCGTCTATCGTCGAACTCTCGACCGAGCAGGGGTACGGCTCTGCCGACGAGACGGACTTCCTGAAGCCGAACCAGCAGTTCCCCAGCGTCGACGGCAAGCGCTCGATGCAGGTGTACCTCGCGCGGATGCGCGAGGCGTTGGAGGACTTCGAGTCGGTCGCGTGGGACACCCACCCCGAGGACTTCGCGTACATCCCGTTCCACACGCCGTTCCCCGGGATGGTCCGGAAGGCGGGTCTACTCGGCTACCGACACATGATCCGCGACACGGAGATCGAAGACGCCCTCGAGGGGCGGATCGGCCGCCAGCCACGCGAGGACGACTTCGACGACTGGGAGGAGTACGAGGACGCCATCCGCTCGTATATGGACGACCTCAAGGAGACCGAGGAGTACCAGAGTTGGTACGCCGACACCATCGCACCGACGCTGAACATCTCCCGGAAGGTGGGCAACTGGTACACCGGATCGGTCCACATCGCTCGCACCGCCGCGCTCCGACACGCCGCCGCAAACGACATCGACCTCGTAGGCGAGAAGCTCCTCGTCGCGTCGTACGGGTCGGGGGCACAGGCGGAGATTCACGCCGAGACGGTCGCCGACGGCTGGCGTGAAGAGATCGAGGCGCTCAACATCGACGAGCAGATGGAGCAGCGATACGACCTCTCGTTCGACGAGTACGAACGCGTCCACGACCGCCACAACCACGATATGGACGTCGAACTCGAGGAGTTCACTCAGCCTGAGGGCGAGTTCGTCTTCACCGGGTGGGGCCGGATGAGCGAACGGAAGTACGACTACGTCGAGTAG
- a CDS encoding metal-dependent hydrolase family protein, whose amino-acid sequence MLLRDATLVDADGVRVGDLRVDGDRIADVGDLAPRSDESVLDLDGRTLLPGLVDAHIHYSLSGERSVEDVVGMSDAELALVEARNARKTLEAGVTGVRVMGARDVDVHVRDRIAAGEIPGPRTVASCRSITATGGHGHHLGREITGADDARRAVREQAKRGADFTKFMVTGGVTTPGSDPNETALTDAEVEALVDESHRRGMHTATHAHGAAGVKAAVEAGVDTVEHGTLLDDEAIEMLLAADVTLVPTLSAPHHIVRNVDAATEEDRTKTEAVYDRHLDSFRRAVDAGVRIAGGTDAGTPFNMHGGNAAEVTFMIDNGMDPLAALTAMTKTAAETVGLQDQGTLERGTYADLLVCGSDPTEDPKTLNDPQVVLKGGAVVAGGDERTKRAVADTRDS is encoded by the coding sequence ATGTTACTACGAGACGCGACCCTCGTCGACGCCGACGGCGTGAGGGTCGGTGACCTCCGAGTCGACGGCGACCGGATCGCCGACGTCGGTGACCTCGCGCCGCGATCTGACGAGTCCGTCCTCGACCTCGACGGCCGGACGCTCCTTCCGGGCCTCGTCGACGCGCACATCCACTACTCGCTGTCGGGCGAGCGAAGCGTCGAAGACGTGGTCGGGATGAGCGACGCCGAACTCGCACTGGTCGAAGCACGAAACGCCCGCAAGACGCTGGAAGCGGGCGTCACAGGCGTTCGGGTGATGGGCGCACGCGACGTCGACGTGCACGTGCGCGACCGCATCGCCGCAGGCGAGATACCCGGCCCGCGAACCGTCGCCAGCTGTCGGTCTATCACCGCCACCGGTGGCCACGGCCATCACCTCGGGCGGGAGATAACCGGCGCGGACGACGCCCGTCGCGCTGTCCGCGAACAGGCGAAGCGCGGAGCCGACTTCACGAAGTTCATGGTCACCGGCGGGGTGACGACGCCGGGGTCGGACCCGAACGAGACGGCCCTGACCGACGCCGAAGTCGAGGCACTCGTCGACGAGTCACACCGCCGCGGGATGCACACGGCCACACACGCCCACGGCGCGGCGGGCGTGAAGGCGGCCGTCGAAGCGGGCGTCGACACGGTCGAACACGGCACGCTCCTCGACGACGAGGCTATCGAGATGCTCCTCGCGGCGGACGTGACGCTCGTGCCGACGCTGTCTGCACCCCACCACATCGTCCGCAACGTCGACGCCGCGACGGAGGAGGACCGCACGAAGACCGAAGCAGTGTACGACCGCCACCTCGACTCGTTCCGTCGCGCAGTCGACGCGGGCGTTCGGATCGCCGGCGGGACCGACGCGGGCACGCCGTTCAACATGCACGGCGGGAACGCAGCGGAGGTCACGTTTATGATCGACAACGGGATGGACCCGCTAGCGGCGCTGACGGCGATGACGAAGACGGCCGCCGAGACGGTCGGCCTCCAAGATCAAGGAACGCTCGAACGGGGGACGTACGCCGACCTCCTTGTGTGTGGGAGTGACCCGACCGAAGATCCGAAGACGCTGAACGACCCGCAGGTCGTCCTAAAGGGCGGCGCGGTCGTCGCTGGCGGCGACGAGCGAACGAAGCGAGCGGTCGCGGACACCCGCGACTCGTAG
- a CDS encoding replication factor C large subunit: protein MTDWTEKYRPSSLSELRGNDKAVKQVREWATTWDDHGEAIVLYGSPGIGKTSAAHALAADMGWETVELNASDQRTADVIERYAGRAANNATLGGSSGGDDTGGRQLVILDEADNIHGNYDRGGKSAVTKLVKEAGQPVVLIANEYYDMSRGLRNATQSVEFRDVGKRSIVPVLRDICRKEGIEFDTDALDRIAEQNSGDLRGAVNDLQAIADGRDHLTLEDVITGDRDRSMDIFPFLDLVLKEGTSAQEALQASYDVDDTPDDLTKWIEDNMLKVYDTDEAVRAYDHLADADVWLGRVWASQNYSYWRYAGDNLSAGVAAARDGTKGGWTRWGRPQFYHSTSNTADEVVRSIAERGGFSMDTARRAVLPYLSAMTHHCKPRDLTVEMAAAYEFEEAHVSFVTGSGETTNKVQSVVEDAEELRAERMEEHSGGAFAGVAPSTEAENAEAAADESDDGQTSLADAGGTADESDEADDERDADPDAAEEDDGQSGLSDFM, encoded by the coding sequence ATGACTGACTGGACGGAGAAGTACCGCCCCTCCTCGCTGTCGGAACTCCGGGGAAACGACAAGGCGGTGAAGCAGGTCCGCGAGTGGGCCACCACGTGGGACGACCACGGCGAAGCCATCGTCCTCTACGGGTCGCCCGGCATCGGCAAGACCTCCGCGGCACACGCGCTCGCGGCCGATATGGGGTGGGAGACAGTCGAGTTGAACGCCTCCGACCAGCGGACGGCCGACGTCATCGAACGCTACGCCGGCCGCGCGGCCAACAACGCCACACTCGGTGGCTCCTCCGGCGGTGACGACACCGGGGGCCGACAACTGGTGATCCTCGACGAGGCCGACAACATCCACGGCAACTACGACCGCGGCGGGAAAAGCGCCGTCACCAAACTGGTGAAGGAGGCCGGACAGCCTGTCGTCCTCATCGCCAACGAGTACTACGACATGAGCCGCGGCCTCCGCAACGCCACGCAGAGCGTGGAGTTTCGCGACGTGGGCAAACGCTCTATCGTGCCCGTCCTCCGCGACATCTGCCGGAAGGAGGGCATCGAGTTCGACACGGACGCCCTCGACCGCATCGCTGAACAGAACTCGGGCGACCTCCGCGGCGCGGTCAACGACCTCCAAGCCATCGCCGACGGCCGCGACCACCTCACGCTCGAAGACGTCATCACCGGCGACCGCGACCGCTCGATGGACATCTTTCCGTTCCTCGATTTGGTCCTCAAAGAGGGCACCTCCGCGCAAGAGGCGTTGCAGGCGAGTTACGACGTCGACGACACGCCCGACGACCTGACGAAGTGGATCGAGGACAATATGTTGAAGGTGTACGACACCGACGAGGCCGTCCGCGCGTACGACCACCTCGCTGACGCCGACGTGTGGCTTGGGCGGGTGTGGGCCAGTCAGAACTACTCCTACTGGCGCTACGCCGGCGACAACCTCTCGGCGGGCGTCGCCGCCGCCCGCGACGGGACGAAAGGCGGGTGGACGCGCTGGGGTCGCCCGCAGTTCTACCACTCCACGTCGAACACTGCCGACGAGGTGGTGAGATCGATCGCAGAGCGCGGCGGCTTCTCGATGGACACCGCCCGCCGCGCCGTCCTGCCGTACCTCTCGGCGATGACCCACCACTGCAAGCCGCGCGACCTCACCGTGGAGATGGCCGCCGCCTACGAGTTCGAGGAAGCACACGTCTCGTTCGTCACGGGGTCAGGGGAGACGACGAACAAGGTGCAGTCCGTCGTCGAGGACGCCGAGGAGTTGCGAGCCGAACGAATGGAAGAACACTCTGGCGGCGCGTTCGCCGGCGTCGCTCCGAGTACGGAGGCGGAGAACGCCGAGGCTGCTGCCGACGAGTCCGACGACGGGCAGACCAGCCTCGCGGACGCGGGTGGCACCGCCGACGAGTCCGACGAAGCAGACGACGAACGCGACGCAGATCCCGATGCGGCCGAGGAGGACGACGGGCAGTCGGGCCTGTCTGACTTTATGTGA
- a CDS encoding GNAT family N-acetyltransferase has translation MTDASAESVTVRPFDSDDAASLWDLKRGFETGLGTGTGGDDKATKYEAKLTDEYRQAWLDWVDRCVDEQAATVSVAAVDAAEDSETAGDSPALAGYVFVLPESLSFIWDAAVLNEVYVRPAYRGTGVADDLMDAALATVRDQSLPLDRMVLDVDRENDRAQSFYDRYGFTHWGEMVARDL, from the coding sequence ATGACCGACGCTTCTGCCGAGTCCGTGACCGTCAGACCGTTCGATTCCGACGACGCCGCGTCGCTGTGGGACCTCAAGCGCGGCTTCGAGACGGGCCTGGGCACGGGCACCGGCGGTGACGACAAGGCGACCAAGTACGAGGCGAAGTTGACCGACGAGTACCGGCAAGCGTGGCTCGACTGGGTGGACCGCTGTGTCGACGAACAAGCGGCCACCGTGTCGGTCGCGGCGGTCGACGCTGCGGAGGATAGCGAGACCGCGGGCGACTCCCCGGCCCTCGCGGGCTACGTGTTCGTCCTCCCTGAATCGCTGTCGTTCATCTGGGACGCGGCGGTCCTGAACGAGGTGTACGTCCGCCCCGCGTATCGCGGCACGGGCGTCGCCGATGACCTGATGGACGCGGCGCTGGCTACCGTTCGCGATCAGAGCCTCCCGCTTGACCGGATGGTTCTCGACGTGGACAGAGAGAACGACCGCGCACAGTCGTTCTACGACAGATACGGCTTCACTCACTGGGGCGAGATGGTCGCCCGGGACCTCTGA
- a CDS encoding helix-turn-helix domain-containing protein has protein sequence MTVGEDDTGAREELARRIAGEITLSSDPGATLRKWRTDFDVSQTDLADRMGVSSSVVSDYESGRRESPGIGLVSRVVDGLLDIDESRGGARIRQYARVVSAGFESDIVRDIREYPTAVPTERVYEALDATEITPGDRDTVNGHTVINSIEAITSLSSEEFYRLYGQSTDRALVFTGVTRGESPLVALRVVTPTPNAVILHGLDEEALWDHAAALASVDGFALAVSTAELEPALENLRAL, from the coding sequence ATGACCGTGGGCGAGGACGACACCGGCGCACGCGAGGAACTCGCCCGGCGTATCGCAGGCGAGATCACCCTCTCGTCGGACCCGGGCGCGACGCTGCGAAAGTGGCGCACCGACTTCGACGTTTCCCAGACCGACCTGGCCGACCGGATGGGCGTCTCCTCCTCGGTCGTCTCCGACTACGAGAGCGGTCGCCGGGAGTCGCCGGGCATCGGCCTCGTCTCGCGGGTCGTCGACGGCCTCCTCGACATCGACGAGTCGCGCGGCGGCGCGCGCATCCGCCAGTACGCCCGCGTCGTCAGCGCGGGGTTCGAGTCCGACATCGTCCGCGACATCCGCGAGTACCCGACAGCCGTCCCTACCGAACGGGTGTACGAGGCACTCGACGCGACGGAAATAACGCCCGGCGACCGCGACACGGTGAACGGCCACACTGTCATCAACTCCATCGAGGCCATCACGTCGCTTTCGTCCGAGGAGTTCTACCGCCTGTACGGGCAGTCAACCGACCGGGCGCTGGTGTTCACCGGCGTCACGCGCGGAGAATCGCCGCTCGTTGCCCTGCGGGTCGTCACGCCGACGCCGAACGCGGTAATCTTGCACGGCCTCGACGAGGAGGCACTGTGGGACCACGCGGCGGCACTCGCGAGCGTCGACGGCTTCGCGTTGGCCGTCTCGACGGCGGAGTTGGAACCGGCACTCGAGAACCTCCGAGCGCTGTAA
- a CDS encoding TatD family hydrolase has translation MSEDLGTPVLDDHLHLDPEHGRGMDAVDDFARLGGTHLLVVNKPSWHLGPVPAAREDFYPAFETTIDAVEAASERLRGRAWAVLGVHPGLVSRLVDDEGYSPDEARELMQAGIDVASEFVADGRALGLKSGRPHYDVTDAVWDASNAVMCHAFDHGARLDCPVQLHTEASEDLTDVAEMARDAGMDPTNVVKHYAAGRLVGPTPSVMSEKDRLERAAESGEPFLMETDFVDDPDRPGMVMGPKTVPRRVRWLLENGYDKAVHTAHVETPRAVYDIDTEATLADAE, from the coding sequence ATGAGCGAGGACTTGGGAACGCCGGTGTTGGACGACCACCTCCACCTCGACCCCGAACACGGCCGAGGGATGGACGCCGTCGACGACTTCGCTCGCCTCGGCGGGACGCACCTGCTGGTCGTGAACAAGCCGTCGTGGCATCTCGGCCCCGTCCCTGCCGCTCGCGAGGACTTCTACCCTGCATTCGAGACGACCATCGACGCTGTCGAGGCGGCGAGTGAGCGACTCCGCGGCCGCGCGTGGGCCGTCCTCGGCGTCCACCCCGGACTCGTCTCTCGTCTCGTCGACGACGAGGGGTACAGCCCCGATGAAGCGCGCGAATTGATGCAGGCGGGCATCGACGTCGCTTCCGAGTTCGTCGCCGACGGCCGCGCACTCGGACTCAAATCCGGGCGACCTCACTACGACGTGACCGACGCCGTGTGGGACGCCTCGAACGCAGTGATGTGCCACGCTTTCGACCACGGCGCACGTCTCGACTGTCCCGTGCAACTCCACACGGAGGCCAGCGAGGACCTCACCGACGTCGCGGAGATGGCCCGCGACGCGGGAATGGACCCCACGAACGTCGTCAAACACTACGCCGCGGGGCGACTCGTCGGGCCGACGCCCAGTGTGATGAGCGAGAAAGACAGACTCGAACGGGCCGCCGAGTCTGGTGAGCCGTTCCTAATGGAGACGGACTTCGTTGACGACCCCGACCGGCCGGGGATGGTGATGGGGCCGAAGACGGTGCCGCGTCGCGTTCGGTGGCTACTGGAGAACGGCTACGACAAGGCAGTCCACACCGCTCACGTCGAGACGCCGCGTGCGGTCTACGATATCGACACCGAAGCGACGTTGGCCGACGCCGAGTGA
- a CDS encoding metal-dependent hydrolase: MPSTLVHVALAGVLAAALLRESAFTRRAVAVVLLATILPDLDSFVSPFLAGAHRSLGHNALIPLALFAVLVYDTRVREESWLAGRFGATAPHVAGVALVGFAVAGVGLDYVANGVNLFWPLHDQFYTLNGRAGLSNQRGFFQTFVDLTPDRVRTTENLHYSTGIDPSPGKEPENVERVFPLVWAGWQLLLVVTSMGVLTARFVREE; this comes from the coding sequence GTGCCGTCGACGCTCGTCCACGTCGCACTCGCGGGGGTGCTCGCCGCGGCGCTGTTGCGCGAGTCCGCGTTCACCCGCCGAGCCGTCGCCGTCGTTCTCCTCGCGACCATTTTGCCAGATTTAGACTCGTTCGTCTCGCCGTTCCTCGCGGGTGCACATCGCTCGCTCGGGCACAACGCGCTGATTCCGCTCGCCCTGTTCGCCGTCCTCGTATACGACACGCGAGTTCGCGAGGAGTCGTGGCTCGCTGGACGCTTCGGCGCGACTGCACCGCACGTCGCGGGCGTCGCGCTGGTCGGGTTCGCAGTCGCGGGCGTCGGTCTCGACTACGTCGCCAACGGGGTCAACCTGTTCTGGCCGCTCCACGACCAGTTCTACACGCTCAACGGACGTGCGGGCCTGTCGAACCAACGCGGCTTCTTCCAGACGTTCGTCGACCTGACGCCCGACCGCGTCCGAACGACGGAGAACCTCCACTATTCGACCGGAATCGACCCGTCGCCGGGGAAGGAACCCGAGAACGTTGAGCGAGTGTTCCCGTTGGTGTGGGCCGGGTGGCAACTCCTGCTCGTCGTGACGAGCATGGGCGTCCTCACCGCGCGGTTCGTCCGCGAGGAGTGA
- a CDS encoding alcohol dehydrogenase catalytic domain-containing protein: MQAAVLRAYGEPLDVTDVPEPECEPHGVVVDVEACGICRSDWHAWQGHGEWADDQVPTDFVLGHEPAGTVVEVGDRVDSVAVGDRVAVPFNLGCGVCPECTNGHGNTCLDGRALGFERAAPGAFAEQVHLPHADYNAMRLPEGVAARDVAALGCRFMTAYHALEHRAVVGAGEWVAVHGCGGVGLSAVQVADALGARVVAVDVADDALDRASAAGADETVNGREESVPDAIESITGRGAHVSLDALGRAETCRNSVACLRERGTHVQVGLTTDAEKGEVSLPTDAMTRWEVDFLGSRGMPPTRYDELLGLLKAGNLDPGVLVGREVGLDEVPERLAAMTNYETDGVEVLTL; this comes from the coding sequence ATGCAAGCGGCCGTCCTCCGAGCGTACGGCGAGCCTCTCGATGTGACCGACGTGCCCGAACCAGAGTGTGAGCCGCACGGCGTCGTCGTCGACGTGGAGGCGTGCGGCATCTGCCGCTCCGACTGGCACGCCTGGCAGGGCCACGGCGAGTGGGCCGACGACCAAGTGCCCACAGACTTTGTCCTCGGGCACGAACCCGCCGGCACCGTCGTCGAAGTCGGCGACCGCGTAGACAGCGTCGCCGTCGGCGACCGCGTGGCCGTCCCGTTCAACCTCGGCTGTGGTGTCTGCCCCGAGTGTACGAACGGTCACGGAAACACCTGTCTCGACGGGCGGGCGCTCGGCTTCGAACGGGCCGCCCCCGGCGCGTTCGCAGAGCAGGTGCACCTCCCGCACGCCGACTACAACGCGATGCGGTTGCCCGAGGGGGTCGCCGCCCGCGACGTGGCCGCCCTTGGCTGTCGGTTTATGACGGCGTATCACGCGCTGGAACACCGCGCCGTCGTCGGCGCTGGCGAGTGGGTCGCCGTCCACGGCTGTGGCGGCGTCGGCCTCTCTGCCGTGCAGGTCGCAGACGCGCTTGGCGCTCGCGTCGTCGCCGTCGACGTCGCAGACGACGCCCTCGACCGCGCGAGCGCCGCGGGCGCAGACGAGACGGTGAACGGCCGGGAGGAGTCGGTGCCGGACGCCATCGAGTCGATCACTGGTCGCGGCGCACACGTCTCGCTCGACGCCCTCGGCCGCGCGGAGACGTGTCGCAACTCGGTAGCCTGCCTCCGAGAGCGTGGCACGCACGTCCAGGTCGGCCTGACGACCGACGCAGAGAAAGGGGAGGTGTCGCTGCCGACCGACGCGATGACGCGCTGGGAGGTGGACTTCCTCGGGTCGCGCGGGATGCCGCCGACGCGCTACGACGAGTTGCTGGGATTGTTGAAGGCAGGGAATCTGGACCCAGGCGTACTCGTCGGCCGCGAAGTAGGGCTCGACGAGGTGCCCGAGCGACTCGCTGCGATGACGAACTACGAGACGGACGGCGTCGAGGTACTGACGTTGTAA
- a CDS encoding GNAT family N-acetyltransferase has translation MFPDRIRTDRLRLDRHDAAVDALSFYDHAGERRSDTIAEECEGLSWAPHEHPKESADVLDQFRENWEDGESATYAVFPREGEEQAGEYAGNTGLMLDWDLRTATLGIWLRKSFWGRGYSGERARALAALAFERLDLDVLSVAAMPDNEQSVRAITKYIESMGGREERLLRNRIRDGDGEVHDLRRFSVHRDEYAETVGTAIDDTVEFVDDVDFRAAE, from the coding sequence GTGTTCCCCGACCGTATCAGAACCGACCGTCTCCGGTTGGACCGCCACGACGCCGCTGTCGACGCGCTGTCGTTCTACGACCACGCGGGCGAGCGCCGCTCCGACACCATCGCCGAGGAGTGCGAGGGCCTCTCGTGGGCACCACACGAGCACCCGAAGGAGAGCGCCGACGTCCTCGACCAGTTTCGTGAGAACTGGGAGGATGGAGAGTCGGCGACGTACGCCGTCTTCCCACGTGAGGGCGAGGAGCAGGCCGGCGAGTACGCGGGCAACACCGGCCTGATGCTCGACTGGGATCTGCGGACGGCGACGCTCGGCATCTGGCTCAGAAAGTCGTTCTGGGGGCGCGGCTACTCGGGCGAGCGTGCGCGGGCACTTGCGGCGCTCGCGTTCGAGCGACTCGACCTCGACGTCCTCTCGGTGGCGGCGATGCCGGACAACGAGCAGTCGGTTCGCGCCATCACGAAGTACATCGAGTCGATGGGTGGCCGCGAGGAGCGACTGCTTCGCAACCGTATCCGCGACGGCGACGGCGAGGTTCACGACCTGCGCCGGTTCTCGGTCCATCGAGACGAGTACGCCGAGACTGTCGGCACGGCCATCGACGATACCGTCGAGTTCGTCGACGACGTCGACTTCAGAGCGGCGGAGTAG
- a CDS encoding DUF2150 family protein, with the protein MSEPEETFYTADRWQNWLDRVAEEELDPENEDSARLLLNLQDDTAIAVAKIVTAYDEDRLSEEQAVAELGEIREIVLAEVEMDSEEKTMLIDGVQTSLVCVFYAAEEYIVGGAVEEGTVEEYVEAAIAAEQEEDVDAALGYLVQAGTLIIDGGELPMDVVEGIEYGLVSEWVNGLDSLQSAFADPEVVEEDE; encoded by the coding sequence ATGAGCGAACCCGAGGAGACGTTCTACACCGCAGACAGGTGGCAGAACTGGCTCGACCGCGTCGCGGAGGAAGAACTGGACCCCGAAAACGAGGACTCCGCCCGGTTGTTGCTCAATCTTCAGGACGACACCGCGATCGCGGTCGCAAAAATCGTGACCGCGTACGATGAGGACCGACTGAGCGAGGAGCAGGCCGTCGCCGAGCTCGGCGAGATCCGCGAGATCGTCCTCGCAGAGGTCGAGATGGACAGCGAGGAGAAGACGATGCTCATCGACGGCGTGCAGACGAGTCTCGTCTGCGTCTTCTACGCCGCCGAGGAGTACATCGTCGGCGGCGCCGTCGAAGAGGGTACCGTCGAAGAGTACGTCGAGGCGGCCATCGCCGCCGAACAAGAGGAAGACGTCGACGCCGCACTCGGCTACCTCGTGCAGGCGGGCACGCTGATCATCGACGGCGGTGAACTGCCGATGGACGTCGTCGAGGGCATCGAGTACGGCCTCGTCTCTGAGTGGGTCAACGGCCTCGACTCGCTGCAGTCGGCGTTCGCAGACCCCGAAGTCGTCGAAGAAGACGAGTAA